One Aegilops tauschii subsp. strangulata cultivar AL8/78 chromosome 2, Aet v6.0, whole genome shotgun sequence genomic window, tcttattttgcGTCTCACCAATACATTATCCATTGGTGACAGGTATTACAAAAGAAAGTGTGCTCCTCCACCCCCTCTTTGTTATATATACATGCTACACATGTGTCTATGTATACAAAGAGAGGCTGAGCTGATTTCATTTGTTTGACTAGGGTGAGAATTGTATAGTTACCTCGTGCTCTACTCCTCATCatctcttattttattttattttttatgtcATCATCTCTTAGTTGGCAGCACGTCGCGCTCGGGACCACTGTCCACTGCACATTGACTTGGAAGagagtttttttttttgagggagaCTTGGAAGAGAATTAGTGTATGGTTAATCCATCGTCTTGTCCTCGGCCTCTTTTGGTCGGCAGCACGTCACGCTCTTGCCTCATACATGACTCATGACACGTAGACTTTGGAGATAAGAGAGAACTGTATATTCTTTGTCGGATAAAAAAGGTTACTGTGCAGCTCCCTCGTGCTTCCCGTGCTCTAGACTGTCTCTACGCCGCATCCGTTTGTTGCAGGGCTGGCTCCAGGTGAAAACAGTCCCCGATCATGCGATCTGACCCTGATATCGACTTGCGTGGGTGGTGTTGAACGCGGCTCCCCAACCACTGAAACCACCAGCCACGACCACGTCTTCTCCTCTACATAATGCACGTGCAGGTGCGAGCACAATCCAGTTCCCTCACCACTCGACCAGAGGAGCAGAGCTGTGGTGCTCGAGTTACTGCCAGGAGCCCAGGAGAACTGTAGTAGTGATCACCGGCGATATGGCGGCTGCGGCTGGGGATGGGACGAGGAGGAAGACGGCGTGCGTCACCGGAGGGAGCGGGTACATCGCGTCGGCGCTGGTCAAGATGCTGCTGGAGAAGGGGTACGCCGTGAAGACGACGGTCAGGAACCCCGGTAATTACTCTAGAGCTTTATTTACCTCCGGTGAAATTAACATACCGTACGTATGGAGCCCGCCCGTGGAGGGGATCGATTCTGTTGGCATCTGAAACTGATCATATGCGTTGTGTCATGTTTTGGATTCGCAGATGACGGGGAGAAGAACGCGCATCTCAAGACCCTGGCGGCGCTCGGCCCCCTGGAGGTCTTCCGCGCCGACCTCAACGAAGAGGGCAGCTTCGACGACGCCGTCGCCGGCTGCGACTACGCCTTCCTCGTCGCCGCTCCGGTGGCCCTCATGCCAGAGAACGCCGAGGTAAGTAATATACACCATGGTGCCATGTCTGTCACATATCAGCATACTGTTCTTTTTTTATGGAAAGGGAGACAAATCAGCATATACTGTTCTAATTCGTTTGGTGATGTCAGGAAGAAGTGATCCAGCCAGCGATCCAGGGAACCCTGAACGTGATGAGGTCGTGCGTGAAGGCGGGGACGGTGAAGCGCGTGGTCCTGACATCGTCGACGGCGGCGATCTCCAGCCGGCCGCTGGAAGGCGACGGGCACGTCCTGGACGAGGACTCCTGGTCCGACGTCGAGTACCTCAGGGCCACCAAGAGCGGTACCTGGGTGCGTACGATCGGTGGATCAATCAGTGGAACATAGCATATGAGCTTGGAACGCCGCCGTAAGTACGTGTTGTCTTGGCGTTGCAGGCGTACCCTGCCTCGAAGGTGCTCGCAGAGAAGGCGGCGATGGCGTTCGCGGAGGAGAAGGGCCTCAGCCTGGTCACCGTGTGCCCCGTGGTCGTCGTCGGCGGGGCCCCGGCCACCAAGGTCAAGACCAGCGTGCCCGAAGTCCTCTCC contains:
- the LOC109736133 gene encoding anthocyanidin reductase ((2S)-flavan-3-ol-forming), encoding MAAAAGDGTRRKTACVTGGSGYIASALVKMLLEKGYAVKTTVRNPDDGEKNAHLKTLAALGPLEVFRADLNEEGSFDDAVAGCDYAFLVAAPVALMPENAEEEVIQPAIQGTLNVMRSCVKAGTVKRVVLTSSTAAISSRPLEGDGHVLDEDSWSDVEYLRATKSGTWAYPASKVLAEKAAMAFAEEKGLSLVTVCPVVVVGGAPATKVKTSVPEVLSLLSGDDDMVDNLELIEKASGSIPLVHIDDVCRAEIFAAEEATSGRYIVCTLNTTAVALAHFLAAKYPQYEINDDRIGHLPEQPRVSIWSDKLVKEGFEYKYKNLDEIYDDLVVYGRTLGLLKY